One Thalassotalea sediminis DNA segment encodes these proteins:
- a CDS encoding GGDEF domain-containing protein — MIKRFKFAYIFIPLFLISLPSFAEQAEATASELLEQKQKLPVDDRIKDLVAKSRNEHRDVEEIFLRLQQQSDTFNLAEKYLMLIVDAYLAKQKGDYTLGVEKLTQALSYEKSMNEAQINTPEFSKIHLLLAELYEAQQEFKRAYDEKKIYLDKSNKYRTVLREERLANLNKKYETDLKLKENEVLASQQKLKALQLADAAKQRESQQRNLAILMVTALIFLVLLIRQLKIRSKLRHLAKTDSLTGLYNRRILFKRGEALLQEALTKKTPLSVMMIDIDHFKSINDTYGHDIGDKAIVEVAKLGKETLRAKDIFARIGGEEFAIVLPNTELKEAKAIAERLREKVQKFSLEVQATAPVNVKTTISIGVTAVNEQATDFDALLHLADEAMYRAKSLGRNQVCH, encoded by the coding sequence GTGATTAAACGTTTCAAGTTTGCTTATATATTTATTCCACTGTTTCTTATTTCTTTGCCGTCATTCGCAGAGCAAGCTGAAGCGACTGCGTCTGAATTGTTAGAACAAAAACAAAAGCTTCCGGTTGATGATCGTATCAAAGATCTAGTAGCAAAGAGTCGTAATGAGCATCGCGATGTCGAAGAAATTTTTCTTAGGTTACAACAACAAAGTGATACATTTAACCTCGCAGAAAAATATCTCATGCTTATAGTCGATGCATATCTTGCAAAGCAAAAAGGAGATTATACGTTAGGTGTTGAAAAGCTAACGCAAGCGCTTAGTTATGAAAAATCGATGAATGAAGCACAAATTAATACTCCAGAGTTTTCTAAAATTCATTTATTGCTTGCAGAGCTTTACGAAGCACAACAAGAGTTTAAACGTGCTTATGATGAGAAGAAAATTTATTTAGATAAAAGTAATAAATACAGAACTGTTTTACGAGAAGAGCGCCTAGCAAATTTAAATAAAAAGTATGAAACGGATCTTAAGCTTAAGGAAAATGAGGTACTCGCAAGTCAGCAAAAGCTGAAAGCCCTGCAGTTAGCCGACGCTGCAAAACAGCGAGAATCACAACAACGAAACTTAGCCATTTTAATGGTAACAGCACTTATCTTTCTAGTGTTATTGATCAGGCAATTAAAAATTAGAAGCAAATTACGACATCTTGCTAAAACTGATAGTTTAACTGGGCTTTATAATAGACGAATATTATTTAAACGTGGAGAAGCTTTATTACAAGAAGCACTCACTAAAAAGACACCGCTTAGTGTGATGATGATCGATATTGATCACTTTAAAAGTATTAATGATACCTACGGGCATGATATTGGCGATAAAGCAATTGTTGAAGTTGCCAAGCTTGGTAAAGAAACATTGCGAGCCAAAGATATTTTTGCGCGCATTGGCGGCGAAGAGTTTGCCATTGTATTGCCAAATACCGAATTAAAAGAAGCAAAGGCAATTGCGGAAAGATTACGTGAAAAAGTACAAAAGTTTTCGCTAGAGGTTCAGGCAACGGCACCGGTAAATGTGAAAACAACGATTAGCATTGGTGTAACAGCTGTAAATGAACAGGCAACAGATTTTGATGCTCTACTGCATTTAGCTGATGAAGCCATGTATCGTGCTAAGTCACTTGGCAGAAATCAAGTGTGTCACTGA
- the parC gene encoding DNA topoisomerase IV subunit A: MSDALDFSLDGIEQRPLRQFTEEAYLNYSMYVIMDRALPHIGDGLKPVQRRIVYAMSELGLSAVAKYKKSARTVGDVLGKFHPHGDSACYEAMVLMAQPFSYRYPLVDGQGNWGAPDDPKSFAAMRYTEARLSRFSEVLLSELGQGTVDWVPNFDGTMKEPKTLPARLPHILLNGITGIAVGMATDIPPHNVKEIANACVQLLEAPKTELNELLTHVQGPDFPTDAEIITPKADIEKIYQTGRGSIKMRAVYEVEHGEIVITALPHQASGGKVLEQIAGQMTAKKLPMVVDLRDESDHENPIRLVVVPRSNRVDVEQLMQHLFATTDLEKNYRVNLNMIGLDCKPAVKNLRDILSEWLVFRRETVTRRLQHRLDKVLARLHILEGLLVAYLNIDEVIEIIRNFDDPKAELISRFALSERQAEAILEIKLRQLAKLEEVKIRAEQEELNKEREYLEKTLNSKARMNTLMKKEILAAAEKYGDDRRSKIVERSEAKALSEKDLVPSEPVTVVVSEKGWARCAKGHDIDPESMSYKAGDKYLSSARGRSNRPVVFIDSTGRAYTTDAHSLPTARSQGEPLTGRFNLPTGENFEQTVMADDEDNYLLSSDAGYGFVGKFADMVSRNKNGKALLSLPANAKVLEPKPINLLDSSFVLSITSEGRMLVFPVKDLPVLSKGKGNKIINVSSARAKAREEFVTLIEVIGESDAVTLHAGKRKLTLKATDIAHYRGERGRRGNKLPRGLQRVDRVEIESYQPATATDVVDESNTDND; the protein is encoded by the coding sequence ATGTCTGATGCGCTTGATTTTAGTTTAGACGGAATAGAACAACGTCCGTTAAGACAGTTTACCGAAGAAGCTTATTTAAACTACTCCATGTATGTGATCATGGATCGTGCTTTACCGCATATTGGCGATGGGTTGAAGCCAGTACAGCGACGTATTGTCTATGCAATGTCTGAACTTGGCTTGTCAGCTGTTGCTAAGTACAAGAAGTCTGCGCGTACAGTAGGTGATGTATTAGGTAAGTTTCATCCTCATGGAGATTCAGCCTGCTATGAAGCCATGGTGTTAATGGCTCAACCTTTTTCGTATCGCTACCCATTAGTTGATGGGCAAGGTAACTGGGGGGCTCCAGACGATCCTAAGTCTTTTGCCGCAATGAGGTATACAGAAGCGAGATTGTCTCGCTTTAGTGAAGTATTACTCTCGGAATTGGGTCAGGGTACCGTTGATTGGGTACCTAATTTTGATGGCACAATGAAAGAGCCAAAAACCTTACCTGCTAGGCTACCACATATCTTGCTCAATGGTATAACCGGTATAGCCGTAGGTATGGCAACGGATATTCCACCGCATAATGTTAAAGAAATCGCCAATGCGTGTGTTCAATTATTAGAAGCACCAAAGACCGAGCTTAATGAGTTGCTAACGCATGTTCAAGGGCCTGATTTTCCAACAGATGCAGAAATTATTACACCAAAAGCGGATATTGAAAAAATTTATCAAACCGGGCGCGGTAGTATAAAAATGCGCGCTGTTTATGAAGTAGAACATGGGGAAATAGTGATTACCGCTCTGCCTCATCAAGCGTCTGGCGGTAAGGTATTAGAGCAAATAGCAGGGCAAATGACTGCGAAAAAGCTGCCAATGGTGGTTGATTTACGTGATGAATCAGATCATGAAAATCCTATTCGCTTAGTTGTTGTTCCTCGCTCAAACCGAGTTGATGTTGAACAACTAATGCAGCACCTTTTTGCCACAACAGATCTTGAAAAAAATTACCGCGTAAACCTCAATATGATTGGCTTAGATTGTAAGCCAGCGGTTAAAAACTTACGCGATATTTTATCTGAGTGGTTAGTCTTCAGACGCGAAACGGTGACTAGGCGCCTACAGCATAGATTAGATAAAGTGCTCGCCCGTTTACATATTCTTGAAGGCTTGTTGGTTGCTTACCTAAATATTGATGAAGTTATCGAAATTATTCGTAATTTTGATGATCCTAAAGCAGAGCTGATATCGCGCTTTGCGTTATCTGAGCGACAAGCTGAAGCAATATTAGAAATCAAATTACGCCAACTTGCAAAACTTGAAGAAGTTAAAATTAGAGCTGAGCAAGAAGAGCTCAACAAAGAACGTGAATATTTAGAAAAAACACTAAACTCTAAAGCACGTATGAACACGTTAATGAAAAAAGAAATCCTTGCTGCTGCTGAAAAGTATGGCGATGATCGTCGTTCTAAAATTGTTGAACGTTCAGAAGCAAAAGCCTTATCTGAAAAAGATCTTGTACCAAGTGAGCCTGTTACCGTTGTGGTATCAGAAAAAGGCTGGGCTCGGTGTGCTAAAGGACACGATATTGATCCTGAATCAATGAGTTATAAAGCTGGTGATAAGTATTTATCATCTGCCCGAGGTCGTAGTAATCGACCTGTTGTATTTATAGATTCTACAGGGCGAGCATATACAACAGACGCGCACTCATTGCCCACTGCGCGTAGTCAAGGGGAGCCTCTCACCGGCCGATTTAATTTGCCAACAGGGGAAAACTTTGAGCAAACAGTGATGGCAGATGACGAAGATAACTACTTACTTAGTAGCGATGCGGGTTATGGTTTTGTTGGCAAATTCGCCGATATGGTCAGTCGAAATAAGAATGGTAAAGCATTGTTAAGTTTACCTGCAAATGCCAAGGTTCTTGAACCTAAGCCAATAAATTTACTTGACTCATCTTTTGTTTTATCTATTACCTCAGAAGGGCGCATGTTAGTCTTTCCCGTGAAAGATTTACCGGTATTAAGCAAAGGTAAAGGTAATAAGATCATTAACGTATCTTCAGCTAGAGCTAAAGCTAGAGAGGAGTTTGTCACACTTATTGAGGTGATTGGTGAATCTGATGCTGTCACGTTGCATGCAGGCAAACGAAAGCTAACCCTTAAAGCGACAGACATAGCCCATTATCGTGGTGAAAGGGGAAGACGAGGTAACAAGTTGCCTCGCGGTTTACAGCGAGTAGATCGAGTTGAAATTGAATCATATCAACCTGCCACAGCAACTGACGTCGTTGATGAGTCAAATACCGATAACGATTAG
- a CDS encoding EAL domain-containing protein — MYREIEKIISEKAVSTVFQPIFDIQNKSILGYEALTRGPTNSTLHAPDKLFQCATDLGLLSELEILCRDTAIKQFVNLGLEGKLFLNISPLVLLDNAHPQGETIKFVEQAGLNCHQLVIELSEKHPYPNAEMLKKALEKYRQFGFDVAIDDLGAGYSGLKMWSQLRPEIVKVDRYFVENCHRDSFKRKFLTAIFELARSASAKVIVEGIENVEEFALLRQLGMRYAQGYYLAKPQHNPSHIYPPWIEVDNLYQFNAI, encoded by the coding sequence GTGTATAGAGAAATTGAAAAAATAATCAGTGAAAAAGCGGTATCCACTGTTTTTCAACCCATATTTGATATTCAAAATAAATCCATTCTTGGTTATGAAGCACTAACACGTGGGCCTACGAATAGTACTTTACATGCACCAGATAAGTTATTTCAATGTGCGACTGATTTGGGGTTATTGTCTGAGCTCGAAATTTTATGTCGTGACACTGCTATTAAACAATTTGTAAACTTAGGGTTAGAAGGTAAGCTGTTTCTAAATATAAGTCCTTTAGTGTTATTAGATAATGCTCATCCGCAAGGAGAGACAATTAAGTTTGTTGAGCAAGCGGGATTAAATTGTCATCAGCTGGTTATTGAGCTAAGTGAAAAACATCCTTACCCCAACGCAGAGATGTTGAAAAAAGCGTTAGAAAAGTACCGTCAATTTGGTTTTGATGTCGCAATCGACGACTTGGGAGCTGGTTATTCGGGGTTAAAAATGTGGAGCCAGTTAAGACCAGAAATCGTGAAAGTAGATCGTTATTTTGTTGAGAATTGTCATCGAGATAGTTTTAAACGAAAATTCTTAACGGCTATCTTTGAATTGGCGAGATCTGCCAGTGCAAAGGTGATTGTAGAAGGCATCGAAAACGTTGAAGAATTTGCATTATTAAGACAGCTTGGTATGCGATATGCGCAAGGGTATTACCTTGCAAAGCCTCAGCATAACCCTAGCCACATATATCCACCGTGGATAGAGGTTGATAACCTCTATCAGTTTAATGCGATATAA
- a CDS encoding DUF6942 family protein encodes MTILGLGNHQAAINVYVETAPNIPNLTDQENCRWIRKNEIHAIGQQAGNGWRKVFNVYAKVVYELATKETCRYSSWQHYRDEQLLQQGSSFCLWLAVNSNEFQNKLSHHSGLNIVMGKGYATRLNIAKQCFWLSEDFAIHQQKQLIICPYFDYRQLTNQKITYLCQLITQSFPSFISH; translated from the coding sequence CTGACCATTTTAGGGCTAGGCAATCATCAAGCAGCAATTAACGTTTATGTAGAAACAGCACCAAATATTCCCAACCTTACAGATCAAGAAAATTGCAGATGGATAAGAAAAAACGAAATACATGCTATAGGACAACAAGCAGGTAATGGCTGGCGTAAAGTCTTTAATGTATATGCTAAAGTCGTCTATGAATTAGCAACCAAAGAAACGTGCCGTTACAGCAGTTGGCAACACTACAGAGATGAACAACTGTTGCAGCAAGGATCTTCATTTTGTTTGTGGCTTGCAGTCAATAGTAACGAGTTTCAAAATAAACTATCCCATCATAGCGGGTTGAATATCGTAATGGGGAAAGGATATGCTACGAGGCTGAATATCGCAAAACAATGCTTTTGGCTCTCAGAAGACTTTGCCATTCATCAGCAAAAACAGTTAATTATTTGCCCGTACTTTGATTATCGCCAACTCACCAATCAAAAAATCACCTATCTCTGTCAGTTAATTACGCAATCGTTCCCTTCATTTATATCGCATTAA
- a CDS encoding DUF3545 family protein, with translation MNNVEKILDSLSKQPKASASSNKKRKWREIEQIKEKFQLEKELREYEDSLEYMLDEF, from the coding sequence ATGAATAACGTAGAAAAAATATTGGACTCACTAAGTAAACAACCTAAGGCGTCAGCATCTAGCAATAAAAAACGAAAATGGCGTGAAATTGAACAAATAAAAGAAAAATTCCAACTTGAAAAAGAACTCCGAGAGTATGAGGATTCACTCGAGTATATGTTGGACGAATTTTAA
- the tal gene encoding transaldolase, which yields MATQLEQLKQMTTVVADTGDIEAIAKFQPQDATTNPSLLLKAASLPSYQHLLTQAVSWAKTQSSNKAQQIIDAGDKLSVLIGMEILKIIPGRISTEVDARLSFDTEASIKKAHKLIAMYNEAGISNDRILIKLASTWEGIKAAEQLEKDGINCNLTLLFSFAQAQACAEAGVYLISPFVGRILDWYKKDTGKTDYPSHEDPGVVSVTKIYNYYKAKGYNTVVMGASFRNSGEILELAGCDRLTISPQLLDELASNNTPIVQKLSDDHASLAEEEVLTEAQFRWALNQDAMATEKLAEGIRNFAVDQVKLESQLSELF from the coding sequence ATGGCGACGCAATTAGAACAATTGAAACAAATGACAACAGTAGTAGCAGATACCGGTGATATTGAAGCTATTGCAAAGTTTCAACCGCAAGACGCAACCACAAACCCATCGCTACTACTTAAAGCTGCTTCACTACCCTCTTATCAACATTTATTAACACAGGCAGTGAGTTGGGCGAAAACACAATCATCAAATAAAGCACAGCAAATTATCGATGCTGGTGATAAACTTTCAGTGCTTATTGGTATGGAAATTTTAAAAATTATCCCTGGTCGTATATCTACAGAGGTCGATGCTCGTCTATCTTTCGATACAGAAGCATCAATTAAAAAAGCGCATAAATTAATAGCAATGTACAACGAAGCTGGCATTAGTAATGACAGAATACTGATTAAGCTTGCATCAACTTGGGAAGGAATTAAAGCAGCAGAGCAACTCGAAAAAGATGGTATAAATTGTAACCTAACATTGTTATTTAGCTTTGCTCAAGCTCAAGCATGTGCTGAAGCTGGTGTTTACCTTATTTCACCTTTTGTTGGTCGCATCTTAGATTGGTATAAAAAAGACACCGGTAAAACTGACTATCCTTCACATGAAGATCCAGGTGTTGTATCTGTCACTAAAATTTATAATTATTACAAAGCGAAAGGCTACAATACGGTTGTTATGGGTGCAAGCTTTAGAAACAGCGGTGAAATTTTAGAACTAGCAGGATGTGACAGACTTACAATAAGCCCTCAGTTGTTAGATGAATTAGCGTCTAATAATACACCTATCGTTCAGAAGTTATCTGATGATCATGCATCACTTGCAGAAGAAGAAGTGTTAACTGAAGCGCAATTTAGATGGGCACTTAATCAAGATGCAATGGCTACAGAGAAACTCGCTGAAGGAATACGTAATTTCGCAGTAGATCAGGTTAAGCTTGAGTCACAGTTAAGTGAATTATTTTAG
- the yaaA gene encoding peroxide stress protein YaaA → MLFVVSPAKNLDFESPLATEIYSQPELLADSQILIDRCRKMSPADIASLMGISDKLAGLNAARFGEWHQPFTPKNARQAVLAFNGDVYTGLDAASFTDKDFEFAQDHMRILSGLYGILKPLDLMQAYRLEMGIKLENDRGKNLYHFWGNIITDKLNEAIEQQNNDVLINLASNEYFKSVKKKQLNGTVITPAFKDWKNGQYKMISFFAKKARGMMARYIIENRIDDIESLKGFNAGGYQFNEELSKGNDWVFTRDEHG, encoded by the coding sequence ATGTTATTCGTTGTTTCTCCCGCAAAAAACCTAGACTTTGAGTCGCCTTTAGCGACAGAAATTTATTCGCAGCCAGAATTGTTAGCAGATAGTCAAATATTGATTGATCGTTGTAGGAAAATGTCACCTGCTGACATTGCAAGCTTGATGGGAATAAGTGATAAATTGGCAGGCTTAAATGCAGCGCGTTTTGGTGAATGGCACCAACCATTTACACCGAAAAACGCGAGACAAGCTGTTTTAGCGTTCAACGGTGATGTGTATACAGGGCTTGACGCAGCAAGTTTCACCGATAAAGATTTCGAATTTGCTCAAGATCATATGCGCATTTTATCTGGCCTTTACGGCATTCTAAAACCGTTAGATTTAATGCAGGCGTACAGATTGGAAATGGGTATTAAACTTGAAAATGATCGCGGTAAAAATCTCTATCACTTTTGGGGCAATATTATTACAGATAAGCTTAATGAAGCTATAGAACAACAAAATAATGACGTTCTGATCAACTTAGCTTCGAACGAATACTTTAAATCAGTAAAGAAAAAGCAGCTTAACGGCACTGTGATAACGCCAGCCTTTAAAGATTGGAAAAATGGTCAGTATAAAATGATAAGCTTCTTTGCGAAAAAAGCGCGTGGCATGATGGCGCGTTATATCATAGAAAACCGTATAGATGATATTGAATCATTAAAAGGTTTCAATGCGGGCGGTTACCAATTTAATGAGGAGCTATCAAAAGGAAACGATTGGGTGTTTACGCGCGATGAGCACGGATAA
- a CDS encoding TonB-dependent receptor gives MLFSQITRKEKKTVRSQLLIRLHSLVISAWFIFPLLCNAQSAELYLFNIPAQSADQALSQFGQQTQQTLLYSYELTKSRTTNAVQGYYTQQQALRIMLRETGLGAKVTEKGEISVITRLNDDIHQANITKSKRVQTTEEQQPLSIEKISVIGSRTFSRTINDLSIPVDILTNRTLIETGETELGRMIQKLAPSFNFSSSSISDGTDVLKPATLRGLGPDQTLILINGKRRHNASLIHINTSVGRGATGADINAIPVNAIDRVEILRDGAAAQYGSDAIAGVINIVLKSGNQKNNITTSLGQYSRSDGETAKASVNYHHDIGNEGFLNTTLTTMHHNSTDRSGLHGTCQYSTCKMTKDGLYQTNDPREISANRKTFNIGDPKSQQFAVALNSAVPLGQGKLYSFAIFSKRHNNASAFFRQANNQPANPLLSDGEATIKNGYLPIIHSDITDKSFTLGYNGTAFNKLLYDISYSYGKNTIDYETRNAINASFVASIKDLKPASVIRRTVPRNADAYGLALALQTINIDLTRQFDHFDFAVGLELRKDHYQVTAGEKYSYYDYHKNDAEYVRLVKALPGIQGFPGIAPEDTVNEQRDVLSLYAEVGTQITPSFDLTGALRFDDYDGVQDTSNIKVAAKWQLNQLLSFRGSISTGFRAPSMQQLYFNNTSTQFVVENEQHLVAEQIGTFRNDSVLAKSIGIPPLIEEKSTNLSLGGVFDKDNLTVTIDYYAINIDDRIVISNQLSSTFSPTLAQTLANAHVDKAQVFLNAADTKTKGIDFIASYNTSLTVGELDLIIAANVTNTEVSKLYSPKNSELHKLSVNEVFSQQDISIIEEWQPEDRISVMANFQRDNLKVNLAINRYGSYTITDGSRQKFGAEWLTDINIERKITPALSIVIGVNNVFDEMPDQNTIGNSHAGTIVDEENNVIVESSGVFKYSRRSAPFGFNGKYYYAKLQYNF, from the coding sequence ATGCTGTTTTCTCAAATAACACGTAAAGAGAAAAAAACAGTTCGTTCACAACTGTTAATTAGGCTGCATTCGCTAGTAATATCCGCTTGGTTTATATTTCCGCTTTTATGTAATGCACAATCAGCAGAGCTATATTTATTTAATATTCCAGCGCAAAGTGCTGATCAAGCACTGAGCCAGTTTGGACAACAAACACAACAAACATTACTGTATTCATACGAGCTTACGAAATCTCGCACAACAAATGCTGTACAAGGCTATTACACCCAACAACAAGCGTTAAGGATCATGTTACGAGAGACAGGATTAGGTGCAAAGGTTACAGAAAAAGGAGAAATCAGTGTAATCACACGATTAAACGATGATATTCATCAAGCTAATATAACGAAAAGCAAACGTGTCCAAACAACAGAAGAGCAACAACCTCTGTCCATTGAAAAAATTTCGGTCATTGGCAGCCGCACTTTTTCAAGGACCATCAACGATTTATCGATCCCTGTAGATATCTTAACAAATAGAACACTTATAGAAACTGGGGAAACAGAATTAGGCCGTATGATTCAGAAACTCGCGCCCTCTTTTAATTTCTCTAGTTCTTCAATTAGTGATGGGACAGATGTATTAAAACCTGCGACGTTACGAGGGTTAGGCCCCGATCAAACGCTCATCCTAATTAACGGTAAACGTCGCCATAACGCCAGCCTCATTCATATTAATACCTCAGTTGGTAGAGGCGCTACAGGGGCAGATATCAATGCGATTCCTGTGAATGCAATCGACAGAGTAGAAATTTTGCGAGACGGTGCTGCTGCACAATATGGCTCTGACGCAATTGCAGGTGTAATTAACATTGTTTTAAAATCAGGCAACCAAAAAAATAACATTACAACTTCACTTGGCCAGTATAGTCGCAGTGATGGGGAAACAGCTAAAGCGAGCGTAAATTATCATCACGATATCGGCAACGAAGGGTTTCTCAACACCACCTTAACAACAATGCATCATAACAGCACTGATCGCTCCGGCCTGCATGGTACTTGCCAATATTCTACTTGTAAAATGACTAAAGATGGTCTTTACCAAACCAATGATCCTCGCGAAATAAGCGCAAATAGAAAAACATTTAATATCGGTGACCCTAAATCACAACAGTTTGCTGTTGCATTAAATAGTGCTGTACCGCTTGGTCAAGGTAAACTTTATAGCTTTGCAATATTTTCTAAACGGCATAACAATGCTTCAGCATTTTTTCGACAAGCCAACAACCAACCAGCTAACCCTCTTTTAAGTGACGGTGAGGCAACAATTAAAAACGGTTATCTACCCATCATCCACTCTGACATTACTGATAAATCTTTTACATTAGGCTATAACGGCACCGCTTTTAACAAGCTACTTTATGACATCTCTTATTCCTATGGTAAAAATACCATTGATTACGAAACAAGAAATGCAATTAACGCTTCATTTGTTGCCTCCATAAAAGATTTAAAGCCCGCAAGCGTGATCAGAAGAACAGTGCCACGCAATGCTGATGCTTATGGATTAGCACTAGCACTACAAACCATAAATATCGACCTAACGCGACAATTTGATCATTTTGACTTTGCTGTAGGATTAGAGTTAAGAAAAGACCATTATCAGGTCACTGCGGGAGAAAAATATAGTTATTATGATTATCATAAAAATGATGCTGAATACGTTAGACTCGTTAAAGCGTTACCAGGGATTCAGGGATTTCCAGGAATAGCACCTGAAGATACAGTAAACGAACAACGGGATGTATTATCACTATATGCAGAAGTAGGAACTCAAATCACTCCTTCATTTGATCTTACAGGCGCATTGAGGTTTGATGATTATGATGGCGTTCAAGATACATCAAACATCAAAGTCGCGGCAAAGTGGCAACTTAACCAACTACTTTCTTTTCGAGGTTCAATTAGTACCGGCTTTAGAGCACCTTCAATGCAACAATTGTACTTTAACAACACAAGTACACAATTTGTCGTGGAAAATGAGCAACATCTCGTTGCTGAGCAAATAGGTACCTTTAGAAACGATAGCGTACTTGCAAAATCGATAGGTATTCCGCCATTAATAGAAGAGAAGTCGACAAACCTCTCTTTAGGAGGTGTATTCGACAAGGATAATTTAACTGTTACTATCGATTATTACGCGATAAATATCGACGATAGAATTGTAATTAGTAATCAACTTTCCTCAACTTTTTCACCAACGTTAGCACAAACTCTTGCAAATGCTCACGTGGATAAAGCGCAAGTATTCTTAAATGCGGCTGATACAAAAACTAAAGGCATTGATTTTATTGCTAGTTATAATACGTCGCTTACCGTTGGGGAGTTAGATCTGATCATTGCTGCAAATGTTACTAATACCGAGGTCAGTAAACTTTATTCACCTAAAAATAGTGAATTACACAAGTTATCAGTCAATGAGGTGTTTTCACAACAAGACATATCCATAATTGAAGAATGGCAACCTGAAGATCGTATAAGTGTCATGGCTAACTTTCAAAGAGATAATTTGAAAGTAAACTTAGCAATAAACCGCTATGGCTCTTATACCATTACAGATGGTAGTCGCCAAAAATTTGGTGCTGAGTGGCTGACAGATATCAACATCGAGCGAAAAATAACCCCCGCACTGTCAATCGTGATTGGTGTTAATAACGTGTTTGACGAAATGCCAGACCAAAATACAATTGGAAACTCTCATGCAGGCACCATTGTCGACGAGGAAAATAATGTGATTGTAGAGAGTTCTGGGGTGTTCAAATATTCACGTCGGTCTGCGCCATTTGGCTTCAATGGCAAATATTACTACGCAAAATTACAATATAACTTCTAA
- a CDS encoding FecR family protein: MPTHSVHDPIRLQASAWISRLNRGLTDEEKPQLIAWINQDPAHHKAIYKFASFFDNIAQLEELNGVFPLENKPTLWSSTVIIPVLLLLTIAISAAYASYQWIQQLNSSPAVHVYTTNVGESRQFTLPDGSTVLLNSNSKLNVNYSNKARKVDLVYGEGQFDVVKNADKPFTVIAGKKAFTALGTIFNVEKSNEADMELIVTEGSVLISDAFIANEQLKQRMLNEQQKINSRDIITASEKAHVENAVNQRVTTLTANELAKTLSWQQGMLIFDGESLFNVLQEVSRYTDIQFEILSSDIANIEISGTYNTGDIDALLSSLAHSFNVSYKYNATNSVQLSRH; this comes from the coding sequence ATGCCAACTCATTCAGTACACGATCCTATTCGCTTGCAAGCTAGCGCTTGGATTAGCCGTTTGAATCGAGGCTTAACCGATGAAGAAAAACCTCAGCTCATTGCATGGATTAATCAAGATCCAGCGCACCATAAAGCAATTTATAAGTTTGCTAGCTTTTTCGATAATATCGCTCAACTTGAAGAACTAAATGGTGTTTTTCCGTTAGAAAATAAGCCTACATTGTGGTCATCAACGGTTATTATTCCTGTACTGCTATTATTAACGATTGCTATTTCAGCAGCTTATGCGTCTTATCAATGGATCCAACAACTCAATAGCTCGCCAGCTGTTCACGTTTATACGACGAATGTAGGAGAATCTCGCCAGTTCACCTTACCTGACGGTAGTACAGTATTACTGAACTCTAATAGTAAATTAAACGTTAATTACTCAAACAAAGCGAGAAAAGTAGACCTTGTTTATGGTGAAGGTCAATTCGATGTTGTTAAAAATGCGGACAAGCCATTCACTGTCATTGCAGGTAAAAAAGCATTTACTGCTTTAGGTACTATTTTTAATGTTGAAAAAAGCAATGAAGCCGATATGGAGTTAATTGTTACCGAAGGTTCAGTGTTAATAAGTGACGCATTTATCGCAAATGAGCAACTTAAACAACGCATGTTAAATGAACAACAAAAAATCAACTCCCGAGACATTATTACGGCTTCAGAAAAAGCACACGTTGAAAATGCAGTTAATCAGCGAGTAACCACACTAACGGCTAATGAACTCGCTAAAACATTATCATGGCAACAAGGTATGCTAATTTTTGATGGTGAATCGTTATTTAACGTACTTCAAGAAGTTAGCCGTTATACCGATATTCAATTTGAAATACTTTCAAGCGATATTGCCAACATTGAAATTTCTGGCACCTATAATACGGGTGATATTGACGCATTGTTATCATCACTAGCACATAGCTTCAATGTCAGTTATAAATACAATGCAACCAACTCCGTGCAATTATCACGACACTAA